In Marasmius oreades isolate 03SP1 chromosome 1, whole genome shotgun sequence, one DNA window encodes the following:
- a CDS encoding uncharacterized protein (BUSCO:EOG09260DFH; MEROPS:MER0003909), whose product MQRVLGPLLRRTLFPPAISVRRRPSFPSLLSFKRSASQLATHPIPTPSMSTNTSESFANFDLIKRVKLDFTDVTVSKWKSRVTGLSVIHLDYEAPLVSGYFVVATEIFNDSGCPHTLEHLVFMGSQKYPYKGIIDHLANRGFSNGTNAWTDTDHTAYTVVTAGEQGFLQLLPIYVDHILYPTITKAGYITEVHHIDPNGNDSGVVYSEMQGRENTSGDLMALRMQRLLDPPESAYRSETGGLMEALRVLTVEQIRNYHASYYVPHNLALIVAGKLSSGTSSLLQVVQEQVEPSLIAHGQDKGPRPEGWKRPFVETPSAIRPPFSKSIQENVDFPDQDESMGEVVINFLGPAPNEFLERKALDIISTYLTSSAAAPLNKEFIEIESPLCSYIYFAEDTRATRVYLPIYVGSVPTAHLDTFDEKLKDSLRRIVKEGVDMERIAMVINRDERQLRSKLESAKGDTFSGTVITDFLYGAEDGSELGPSMDEINQYAEVREWTSKQWTDLLQKYYIDPPSVTITGRPSAALAEQLEKDEKKRVEAQVKRLGPDGLKRAEMELEEAKSQHDKPIPADILKKFRIPNVKSIAWIPVKSLQQKGKGRDAQSATTSDTELAKHINADGDELPFFVQYDHVESDFISIHALFSLDQLPDPLKKHLSTYLSTFFSLPVIRLSGERLSHEEVINKLDDETVSYEVGLGISNAFSQTFRVSIKVETNAYETAIAWLRDLIYGADFNKERLQVTVAKIQQSLPEMKRDGNTVLGSVWADLLYDESSTSRAGALTEQVDFIPTLARQLQEAPEQVIADFEEIRKYLTDPSGMRFSVTGNVMKVEKPRSLWKKYFHSIPEGPLTPVPLSSRTLSPVGQKPVKKAIVMSLPTIESAYVTHTTQGIQGFDHPEYPAFRVALEVLNATESFLWRYIRGSGLAYGAYVSLDVESGLLSFSLYRSSNSMGAYKEASTVLKGLTNGSIPLDDTTLEAAKSSIVYGVAKNVSTAGRAAIASFTNQALKNLPQNHQVDLLEKFQAVTKEDVLKILRAYFLPLLDSKSSVAVVVTAPSRADDIVKNLKEHGFEVEKRTLEVDPDELEGSESGSESGNDSDTDSRK is encoded by the exons ATGCAGCGAGTGCTGGGACCTCTTCTAAGACGAACTCTATTCCCGCCTGCGATATCAGTTCGTCGTCgcccttcctttccttcactTCTCTCCTTCAAACGATCAGCGTCCCAGCTTGCCACCCATCCGATCCCAACGCCGTCCATGTCTACGAATACCTCAGAATCTTTTGCCAACTTCGATCTCATCAAACGCGTCAAGCTCGATTTTACAGACGTTACCGTCTCCAAATGGAAGAGCAGGGTCACTGGTCTGAGCGTTATTCATCTGGACTACGAAG CACCTCTCGTCAGTGGTTACTTCGTCGTGGCTACCGAAA TCTTCAACGACTCAGGATGTCCGCATACTTTGGAGCA CCTCGTTTTCATGGGATCACAAAAATACCCTTATAAAGGCATAATCGATCACCTTGCGAACCGTGGCTTCTCGAATGGCACCAATGCTTGGACCGACACCGACCACACAGCCTATACCGTCGTCACGGCCGGAGAACAGGGTTTCCTCCAGCTTCTGCCGATTTACGTTGATCACATCCTCTATCCTACAATTACCAAGGCCGG ATACATAACGGAA GTTCATCACATTGATCCTAACGGAAATGATTCTGGTGTGGTGTACAGTGAGATGCAAGGCAGAGAGAACACATCTGGTGATCTTATGGCGCTCCG TATGCAAAGATTACTCGATCCGCCCGAGAGTGCGTACCGTAGCGAAACAGGTGGGCTCATGGAAGCATTACGGGTATTAACCGTCGAACAAA TCCGCAATTATCATGCATCATACTATGTTCCTCACAACTTAGCCCTCATTGTTGCTGGGAAGCTATCCAGCGGCACTTCTTCCCTGCTGCAGGTCGTTCAGGAACAAGTGGAGCCAAGTCTTATTGCACATGGACAAGACAAAGGGCCCCGTCCAGAGGGGTGGAAACGACCGTTTGTCGAGACACCAAGTGCAATCAGGCCTCCTTTCTCCAAGTCAATACAGGAGAATGTCGACTTCCCAGACCAAGATGAGA GCATGGGTGAAGTTGTCATCAATTTCCTGGGCCCTGCCCCGAACGAGTTTTTAGAACGAAAG GCATTAGACATCATCAGCACCTATCTTACATCGTCGGCAGCAGCTCCCCTAAATAAAGAATTCATAGAGATAGAGTCACCTTTATG TTCCTATATCTATTTCGCTGAAGACACGCGGGCGACGCGCGTATATCTTCCCATATACGTTGGCTCAGTACCTACAGCACACCTCGATACCTTCGATGAGAAGCTCAAAGATAGTCTGCGTCGCATCGTAAAAGAAGGTGTTGACATGGAGAGGATTGCAATGGTCATAAACAGGGATGAGCGACAG CTCCGCAGTAAACTCGAATCTGCCAAAGGGGACACTTTCTCCGGGACGGTAATCACGGATTTCCTCTATGGCGCCGAAGACGGCTCAGAACTCGGACCATCAATGGACGAGATCAATCAATATGCGGAGGTCCGCGAATGGACAAGCAAACAATGGACTGACCTTCTTCAGAA GTACTATATTGATCCACCATCAGTGACTATTACTGGCCGCCCGTCAGCTGCCTTGGCTGaacagttagagaaggatGAAAAAAAGCGTGTTGAGGCACAAGTCAAGCGATTGGGTCCGGACGGACTGAAGAGAGCAGAGATGGAACTTGAAGAAGCCAAATCCCAGCACGATAAACCCATTCCTGCCGACATCCTCAAAAAGTTCCGTATTCCCAACGTCAAAAGCATTGCATGGATACCTGTCAAGAGTTTGCAGCAGAAAGGGAAAGGTCGGGACGCTCAAAGTGCGACAACCTCTGACACGGAACTTGCGAAACACATCAATGCTGATGGCGACGAATTACCGTTCTTCGTTCAGTACGATCACGTCGAG TCCGATTTTATCAGTATACATGCCCTCTTCTCGCTCGACCAGCTACCAGACCCACTGAAGAA GCACCTTTCGACCTACCTATCTACATTCTTTTCTCTTCCGGTCATACGATTGTCTGGCGAGCGTCTGTCACACGAGGAGGTTATCAACAAACTGGACGACGAAACCGTCTCTTATGAGGTTGGACTAGGGATCTCCAATGCATTCTCCCAGACCTTCCGCGTCAGTATCAAGGTGGAAACCAATGCTTACGAAACGGCGATTGCCTGGTTAAGGGATCTCATCTACGGAGCTGATTTCAACAAAGAGCG TCTACAGGTAACTGTGGCAAAAATCCAGCAGTCTCTTCCAGAGATGAAACGGGACGGAAACACAGTCTTGGGTTCTGTCTGGGCGGACCTACTTTATGACGAATCCTCAACATCTCGCGCCGGTGCTTTAACGGAACAGGTTGACTTCATACCTACGCTTGCTAGACAGCTTCAAGAGGCTCCAGAACAAGTCATCGCTGACTTCGAAGAAATCAGAAAGTATT TGACCGACCCCTCGGGTATGCGATTCTCCGTTACTGGAAATGTGATGAAGGTCGAAAAGCCGCGAAGCCTCTGGAAGAAGTACTTCCACTCCATACCG GAAGGTCCTCTTACACCTGTACCTTTATCCTCCCGGACTCTGAGCCCTGTAGGACAAAAGCCTGTCAAAAAG GCTATCGTCATGAGTTTACCCACGATAGAAAGCGCGTACGTTACCCACACCACCCAGGGCATTCAAGGCTTCGATCATCCTGAATATCCTGCGTTCCGTGTCGCGCTTGAAGTTCTCAATGCCACTGAAAGTTTCCTTTGG CGTTACATCCGCGGTTCAGGCCTTGCATACGGAGCATACGTCTCCCTGGATGTTGAATCCGGACTACTCAGCTTTTCCTTATACCGG AGCTCCAACAGCATGGGCGCTTATAAAGAGGCTTCCACGGTCCTCAAAGGGTTAACGAATGGTTCA ATACCGCTTGACGACACGACCCTTGAGGCAGCCAAGAGCAGCATCGTCTATGGTGTTGCCAAAAACGTATCAACTGCTGGCCGAGCC GCCATCGCTTCCTTTACAAACCAAGCCCTTAAGAATCTGCCGCAGAACCATCAAGTGGACCTCCTTGAAAAGTTCCAGGCTGTCACAAAAGAAGATGTACTGAAGATTCTTCGTGCttacttccttcctttgcTGGATTCGAAGTCGTCGGTAGCGGTTGTCGTTACAGCCCCTTCAAGAGCAGATGACATCGtgaagaacttgaaggaACACGGATTTGAAGTGGAGAAGCGTACCTTAGAAGTAGACCCTGATGAATTAGAGGGATCGGAGAGTGGCAGCGAGAGCGGAAATGATTCCGATACTGATTCTCGAAAGTAG
- the CRP46 gene encoding 60S ribosomal protein L16 encodes MATSFSSTHIVIDGKGHLLGRLASIISKQILSGQKIVVVRCEEINISGSFFRNKLRYHNFLHKRHIVNPKKSGPFHHRAPSKILYRAIRGMTPHKTPRGAAALERLKLYEGVPPPYDRKKRMVVPEALRVLRLKPGRKYCTVKRLSHEVGWGYKDVVDRLEEKRKIKAQAFYDRKFATAKLRQKATADVSSSFPQLTALGY; translated from the exons ATGGccacttccttctcctcaacCCACATCGTGATTGATGGGAAGGGCCATCTCCTTGGACGCTTAGCTTCTATTATTTCCAAGCAAATCCTCTCTGGCCAGAAGATTGTCGTTGTAAGATGCGAAGAGATCAATATCTCTGGCAGCTTCTTCCGGAACAAG CTCCGTTACCACAACTTCCTTCACAAGCGTCATATCGTAAACCCCAAAAAGTCTGGTCCATTTCACCACCGCGCTCCCTCGAAAATTCTCTACCGGGCTATCCGAGGTATGACGCCCCACAAGACTCCTCGAGGAGCTGCTGCCCTTGAGAGGCTCAAGCTCTACGAAGGGGTTCCCCCCCCATATGATCGCAAGAAACGCATGGTTGTTCCGGAAGCTTTGAGGGTGTTAAGGTTGAAGCCCGGAAGGAAGTATTGCACAGTTAAG CGGCTATCGCATGAGGTCGGATGGGGTTATAAAGATGTTGTTGATCGCCttgaggagaagaggaaaatcAAAGCACAGGCCTTCTACGACCGCAAG TTTGCTACTGCCAAGTTGCGCCAAAAGGCGACTGCAGATGTCTCGTCATCTTTCCCCCAGCTGACTGCTCTCGGCTACTAA
- a CDS encoding uncharacterized protein (BUSCO:EOG09264MZ1), whose product MKHGVAFRKLSRPTAHRMLMLRNLVTSLFEHEQIRTTLPKAREAARFAEKIITLGKKGDRAAQVKASSLLLKAELVPKLFGTFATRYAERPGGYTRIHKFGNRPGDNAPNAILELVDNPRDLRFEMTSRAIGWELLKEKLKKESPSSLIQSGVHSTQEFIKAERQIEFGQAGGRLRPKTRWNLQKVLRFRDDSAAIKMTRKVGNYADHLLATPVAAQRLSNEWRYKKQDSLATPFRTRAGHMVPGETRNALYLARGALGEQKPTSMPLLTAEHIFGQRTKRDN is encoded by the exons ATGAAACATGGCGTCGCATTTCGAAAACTTTCACGGCCCACGGCCCACAGGATGCTTATGTTGAG GAATCTAGTCACTTCTCTTTTCGAACACGAACAAATCAGGACAACATTACCGAAAGCCAGAGAAGCTGCAAGATTTGCCGAGAAG ATAATCACGCTAGGCAAGAAGGGAGATCGGGCGGCGCAGGTCAAAGCCTCCTCATTACTCCTCAAGGCAGAGCTCGTACCCAAGTTGTTCGGAACATTCGCTACCCGCTACGCTGAACGTCCAGGAGGCTACACCAGAATCCACAAGTTCGGTAACAGGCCCGGCGACAATGCACCCAATGCAATCTTGGAATTAGTGGATAATCCCAGGGACTTGCGCTTTGAAATGACATCACGAGCTATCGGTTGGGAGCTGTTGAAGGAGAAACTTAAGAAGGAAAGCCCCTCGTCGTTGATCCAAAGCGGTGTGCACAGTACCCAAGAGTTCATAAAAGCGGAGCGACAGATAGAGTTCGGGCAAGCAGGGGGAAGGCTGAGACCGAAAACTCGGTGGAATCTGCAGAAAGTCCTGCGGTTCAGGGACGACTCTGCTGCAATAAAAATGACACGAAAAGTTGGAAACTACGCA GACCATCTTCTGGCAACTCCGGTAGCAGCACAAAGGTTATCTAATGAATGGCGGTACAAAAAACAGGACTCTCTGGCAACACCCTTTCGAACTCGCGCTGGGCATATGGTACCGGGAGAAACACGAAACGCTCTTTACCTTGCACGAGGTGCTCTTGGCGAGCAGAAACCCACATCAATGCCATTGCTCACTGCAGAACATATATTTGGGCAAAGGACAAAGCGCGATAATTGA
- the RAC3 gene encoding Ras- C3 botulinum toxin substrate 3, producing the protein MQAIKCVVVGDGAVGKTCLLISYTTNAFPGEYIPTVFDNYSANVMVDGKTISLGLWDTAGQEDYDRLRPLSYPQTDVFLICFSLVSPPSYENVRTKWYPEISHHAPQTSIVLVGTKLDLREDPATIEKLRDRYVNSNTKVLGLTDMRSQAYGTYSVLTGCCDGQRYQRRQIPRMLCTDSKGSEDCV; encoded by the exons ATGCAGGCCATTAAAT GTGTGGTTGTAGGGGACGGTGCTGTTGGAAAG ACATGTCTCCTCATTTCTTACACGACCAACGCCTTCCCA GGTGAATATATCCCAACAG TCTTTGATAACTATTCTGCAAACGTTATGGTGGACGGCAAAACCATCTCTCTCGGTCTTTGGGATACGGCCGGACAGGAAGATTACGACCGACTTCGACCTTTGTCTTATCCACAGACGGACGTATTCTTAATCTGTTTCTCCCTGGTTAGCCCCCCAAGTTATGAGAACGTTCGGACCAAG TGGTATCCCGAAATATCTCATCATGCTCCCCAGACGTCTATTGTTCTCGTTGGCACGAAGCTTGATCTACGTGAAGACCCAGCTACCATTGAGAAGCTGAGAGACCGGTACGTCAATAGCAATACGAAGGTGTTAGGGTTGACGGACATGCGTTCCCAGGCGTATGGCACCTATTCAGTACTCACAGGGTGTTGCGATGGCCAAAGATATCAACGCCGTCAAATACCTAGAATGCTCTGCACTGACTCAAAAGGGTCTGAAGACTGTGTTTGA